The following DNA comes from Paraburkholderia phytofirmans PsJN.
GCGGCTTCTCGTCGAAGTCGCTCAATGAGCGGCTGGTGGACGTGGGCGCCGTTGCGCTCGTCACCTCCGACGAACAGATGCGCGGCGGCAAAGCCTTGCCGCTGAAAAACATCGCCGACGAAGCGCTGGCAATGGGCGGTTGCGAAGCAGTCACGAGCGTGATCGTCTATCAGCGCACCGGCGGCAAGGTCGCATGGAACGAAGGCCGCGATCTGTGGATGCACGAACTCACGCAGGCCGAGTCGGATCAATGTGCGCCCGAGTGGGTCGGCGCCGAGCATCCGTTGTTCATCCTTTACACGTCCGGTTCGACCGGCAAGCCGAAGGGCGTGCAGCACAGCACCGGCGGTTATCTGCTGTGGGCCGCGCAGACGCTGAAGTGGACCTTCGACTGGAAGCCGTCGGATGTGTTCTGGTGTACCGCCGACATCGGCTGGATCACCGGCCACAGCTACATCACGTATGGTCCGTTGACGCTCGGCGGCACGCAGGTCGTGTTCGAAGGTGTGCCGACGTATCCGAACGCCGGCCGCTTCTGGGACATGATCGCCAAGCACAAGGTCTCGCTGTTCTATACGGCGCCGACCGCGATCCGCTCGCTGATCAAGGCCGCCGACGCCGACCAGAAAGTGCATCCGAAGAGCTACGACCTGTCCACGTTGCGCATCATCGGCACGGTCGGCGAGCCGATCAACCCGGAAGCGTGGATCTGGTATTACGAGAATGTCGGCGGCAGCCGTTGCCCGATCGTCGATACGTGGTGGCAAACCGAAACCGGCGGCCACATGATCACGCCACTGCCGGGTGCGACACCTCTGGTGCCGGGTTCATGCACGTTGCCTCTGCCGGGCATCATGGCCGCGGTCGTCGACGAAACCGGTCAGGACGTGCCGAACGGGCAGGGCGGCATTCTGGTGGTGAAGCGTCCGTGGCCGTCCATGTTGCGTAACGTGTGGGGCGATCCGGACCGCTACAAGAAGAGCTACTTCCCCGAGGAACTCGGCGGCAAGCTGTATCTTGCAGGCGACGGCGCGGTGCGCGACAAGGACACCGGCTACTTCACGATCATGGGCCGCATCGACGACGTGCTCAACGTGTCGGGTCACCGGCTCGGCACGATGGAGATCGAGTCGGCGCTGGTGTCGAACCCGCTGGTCGCGGAAGCCGCTGTGGTGGGGCGCCCCGACGCGACGACCGGTGAAGCCGTGTGCGCGTTCGTCGTGCTGAAACGCGCGCGTCCGGAAGGCGAGGAAGCGGTGAAGCTCGCCAACGAACTGCGCAACTGGGTCGGCAAAGAGATCGGTCCGATCGCCAAGCCGAAGGACATCCGCTTCGGCGAAAACCTGCCGAAGACGCGTTCGGGCAAGATCATGCGCCGCCTGTTGCGCTCGCTCGCGAAGGGCGAGGAAATCACGCAAGACGTATCGACGCTGGAGAACCCGGCGATTCTCGATCAACTCGGCGAGTCGCTTTAAGCTTGCCTGGGTCTGTGTGAAGGGCGAGGGCGTATCGAACCAGGATCCTTGGTCCCACGCAGATTGCTGATCGTGAAGCCAGGTTGTTGAAGCCACTGGGCGGACAATCCCGATTGCCTGCCCGGTGGCTTTTTGATACATAGGCGCATGGCCGCGCCGCACCACTCCTCTCACGCTACGCTGAATCCCCTGCCGGAACCGCCCGCGGTCTCGGCAGTGATGGCGCGCGCGCATCAAAAGTACTGGCGCTTCAACCTCGCGTTGATTGCGACGTTGATGACCTTGGGCTTCATCGTGTCGTTCGTGTTGCCGTTGATGGCTCCCGCGCTGGCACACGTGCGGATCGGCGGCTTCAGGTTGCCGTTCTACTTCGGCGCGCAGGGCGCGATCCTGATCTATCTGGCGCTCATCGTCGTGTATATCGTGCTGATGCAGCGCGCCGACCGCCAGCTCAAACGCGCCTTCGACGCGGATACCGACGCCGGCGCTGGCGTCGCCGCCGATGCGTCCATCGCGCCCGGAAGCTGAGCCGATGAAGCTCACGAACCGGCTGATCAGCTCCTACGCCCTTTACACGCTCGGCTTCCTGCTTTTCATCTATGTGATGTGGCGCATCGAGCGCACCACCGGTCCTGGCGTGTGGATCGGCTATGTCTTCCTGTTCGTGCCGATTGCGGTGTATGCGGTGATCGGCTTGCTGTCGCGCACTTCCGATCTGGTCGAATATTACGTGGCCGGGCGGCGCGTGCCGTCCGCTTTCAACGGCATGGCGACCGCGGCCGACTGGCTTTCGGCGGCTTCGTTCATCGGCCTCGCCGG
Coding sequences within:
- the acs gene encoding acetate--CoA ligase, with translation MSAIESVLHERRVFPPSAEAAAGAAISGMDAYRALAAEAESDYEGFWGRLARETLSWNTPFTKVLDETNAPFYTWFEDGQINASYNSIDRHVEAGNGERVAIIFEADDGTVTNVTYQDLLQRVSRFANALKKRGVKKGDRVVIYMPMSIEGIVAMQACARIGATHSVVFGGFSSKSLNERLVDVGAVALVTSDEQMRGGKALPLKNIADEALAMGGCEAVTSVIVYQRTGGKVAWNEGRDLWMHELTQAESDQCAPEWVGAEHPLFILYTSGSTGKPKGVQHSTGGYLLWAAQTLKWTFDWKPSDVFWCTADIGWITGHSYITYGPLTLGGTQVVFEGVPTYPNAGRFWDMIAKHKVSLFYTAPTAIRSLIKAADADQKVHPKSYDLSTLRIIGTVGEPINPEAWIWYYENVGGSRCPIVDTWWQTETGGHMITPLPGATPLVPGSCTLPLPGIMAAVVDETGQDVPNGQGGILVVKRPWPSMLRNVWGDPDRYKKSYFPEELGGKLYLAGDGAVRDKDTGYFTIMGRIDDVLNVSGHRLGTMEIESALVSNPLVAEAAVVGRPDATTGEAVCAFVVLKRARPEGEEAVKLANELRNWVGKEIGPIAKPKDIRFGENLPKTRSGKIMRRLLRSLAKGEEITQDVSTLENPAILDQLGESL
- a CDS encoding DUF4212 domain-containing protein, with amino-acid sequence MAAPHHSSHATLNPLPEPPAVSAVMARAHQKYWRFNLALIATLMTLGFIVSFVLPLMAPALAHVRIGGFRLPFYFGAQGAILIYLALIVVYIVLMQRADRQLKRAFDADTDAGAGVAADASIAPGS